Below is a genomic region from Methanosphaera sp. ISO3-F5.
TTTTCACTATATATTTTTTTGATATATCATATTATGTATATTATAACTAATATAAATTATGAATAAATAGCTAATTTTTTTAAAAAAGGAATTATATTTATTTTCCAAATAGTTTACTGGCTTTTTTCATAACTTCTATTATTTCTACACCAAATGGACATCTTTCTTCACATTTTTTACAGCCAAAACATAATGAAGCATGAGCATCCAAATTATTATAATGTTCACGTATACTTTCTGGTACTTCTTCATGAACTACTGCAAGGTCATATAGCTTGTTTACCATGGCTATGTTTATTTCAAATGGGCATGGTGCACAGTGCCCACAGTATGTGCATTTACCTAGATATGAGTGTTGGGGTGCGGTTGTAAGTATTTTAGAATAATCTTTTTCCTCTTCGGATGCTTTTTCATAGTATAATGCGTCATCTAATTCTTTTATACTGTTTATTCCTACGAGTATTGATTTTGATGATGGTCTTGTTAGTGCGTAGTGTATGCATTGTAGTGGTGTCATTGCTATTCCGAATGGTGAGTCTTCTTTGTTAAATAGTCTTCCTCCTGCGTATCCTTTCATTACTGTTATTGCTGTGTTTGTGTCTTGGCAGGTTTGGTATAGTTGTGATCTTATTGGTTGTATTCCTCCGAGGTCTTGTGAGTATTTTTCTTTTTCAAAGTAGTCGTCCAGTACTACTGGTGGCATCATATCGAATGCTGGGTTTAGGCTGAGCATTAGTAATTCTATTTCGGGGTTGTTTGCTGCGAGTAATCCTACTTCTGGGTTGTGTGTACTTAATCCTATGTGGTGTATCTTGTTTTCTTCTTTTAGTTTGTGTACGTAGTCTATGAATTCTCCGTTGATGATTTTTTTGTATTCTTCTACTTCATCTACGTAGTGTATCATTCCGAATTCTATGTGGTCTGTTTGTAGTCTTGTGAGGAGGTCTTCGAATGCTGGTATTACTTTATCCATTTGTCTTGTTCTTACGTATTGGTTGTTTTGCCAGGTTGATCCTATGTGTCCTTGTATTATCCATTTGTCTCTGTTTTCGTGTATTGCTTTTCCTAGGTTACTTCTTACTTCTGGGTCGGACATCCAGCAGTCTAGGAAGTTGATTCCGTTTTTTTCGCAGTGTGTTATTATTTTTTTTATTTCTTCATAGGGTTTTCCTGCCATCCATTCGGCTCCGAATCCTATTTCGCTTATTTTGTATTTGGTTTTTCCTATTTTATTGTATTTCATTATTTTACTCCTTGTGTTTATTTTTGTATTTTTTGGTATATGTGGCTAATTATTAATTTTTTAGGTGTGGCTAAATTTATATATTTATTTGAATATATTATTAGTATTAATAAAATTTATTAAGAGGGTTTGTAGTATGGATGAAAATCTTATGAATGCTATAA
It encodes:
- a CDS encoding aldo/keto reductase, with translation MKYNKIGKTKYKISEIGFGAEWMAGKPYEEIKKIITHCEKNGINFLDCWMSDPEVRSNLGKAIHENRDKWIIQGHIGSTWQNNQYVRTRQMDKVIPAFEDLLTRLQTDHIEFGMIHYVDEVEEYKKIINGEFIDYVHKLKEENKIHHIGLSTHNPEVGLLAANNPEIELLMLSLNPAFDMMPPVVLDDYFEKEKYSQDLGGIQPIRSQLYQTCQDTNTAITVMKGYAGGRLFNKEDSPFGIAMTPLQCIHYALTRPSSKSILVGINSIKELDDALYYEKASEEEKDYSKILTTAPQHSYLGKCTYCGHCAPCPFEINIAMVNKLYDLAVVHEEVPESIREHYNNLDAHASLCFGCKKCEERCPFGVEIIEVMKKASKLFGK